The segment GTATCCATTGGTGCCCCGGCCGGGATTTGAACCCGGGTTATCCGTGCGGCTAGACCGCACTCCGGCTATCCTCAGGCCTCAGCTTCGAAAGGCCGGCATACTTGACCGGGCTATACGACCGGGGCGCTCTAGGAGAGGTAACTCTCCAACGCTTTTAATGGCTTTCGTTTCAGCCATCGGCCAATAAGCACTAATCAGATGCCTTCCTCCTCAACAGGTACGCTTTCAGCCTCTGCCACCTCCATCGCTTTTAGCCTAGCTTGCTGCTTCATCAAACGTGTGATGTAACCCGCGATTCTGTTCCTCACCTTTTTGCTGGCGCTTATAAGCTGGCCTACCACACGCTTATTATGTTCAAAGTCTTCTGTGAATTTATCTGGGTACTTTTCGAGTAACCTCCTCGCTGTGCGCTTTACATAGAGGGGTCTTACCTTCCCCATCGAACGAAGGGGTGCACAAACCTCCTTAAAAATACTCTACCCTGGGTCCGATGAGCGGTATTTTCTATTTTCACATTTAACTTCATCCGTGATCTTCCCACTTTACCGCCTTCTGAGACCTTGATGATCATCGCTCTACATCAGCCTTATCGGCGCGAATGCTATAAAGATGTGAGAAAATTGAAGGCGGTGGTGGGGCCGCCGGGACTCGAACCCGGGACCTGCGGGTTACCCCCGAGTTCCAGTGCACCTGGAGCCTCGGCCGCTTAAGCGACCGCCGCCATACCTTGCTAGGCCACGGCCCCCTCCGTTTCCTCGCCCACCTCCAGGTAAGCATTGTACTCGACCGGCTTATATGCTTTTACTGCGACTGCGCACTCTCGGGGTTCGGGCCTGTAGGCCCTTGGGCCTTCCTGTCTCGAGCCCCATTTTCATCGGGGCCCATGTCACCGGCTCAGCCCCGCACAGGGTAACCCCACAGCCGCGGCTGAACTGCGGGGAAACCCCTGTG is part of the Thermofilaceae archaeon genome and harbors:
- a CDS encoding 30S ribosomal protein S17e; this translates as MGKVRPLYVKRTARRLLEKYPDKFTEDFEHNKRVVGQLISASKKVRNRIAGYITRLMKQQARLKAMEVAEAESVPVEEEGI